In Vicugna pacos chromosome 10, VicPac4, whole genome shotgun sequence, the following proteins share a genomic window:
- the LOC102539237 gene encoding olfactory receptor 2D3-like, whose translation MGTKNQTYLTEFILLGFSSGQQTQILLFVVFLIIYLLTVFGNLLIIVLIHVDSRLHTPMYFFLKNLSFTDLLFSTTIVPQILFHLLVTRKTISFARCSIQMIFFLIAGCTESSLLAVMSYDRYVAVCKPLHYSTLMTQRVCVQLTIGSWASGAFVSLVDTTFTFSLSYHGQNIINHYFCEPPALLKLASEESYKAEMAIFAMGVVILLGPLSLILFSYWNIISTVIQIQAGERRLKVFSTCGSHFMVVVFFYGSTIFTYMRPNSKKMNERDKVISVFYSVITSMLNPFIYSLRNKDVKEAFRKVFGR comes from the coding sequence ATGGGTACAAAAAACCAAACCTATCTGACTGAATTCATCTTGCTGGGATTTTCCTCAGGTCAGCAGACCCAGATCCTGTTGTTTGTAGTATTTCTCATCATCTACCTGCTGACTGTGTTTGGGAATCTGCTCATCATAGTGCTAATTCACGTTGACTCTCGACTTCATACGCCAATGTACTTCTTCCTTAAAAACCTGTCATTTACTGATCTCCTTTTCTCTACAACGATTGTTCCCCAGATATTATTCCATTTGCTGGTAACAAGAAAGACCATTTCCTTTGCTAGGTGCTCAATTcagatgatttttttcctaatagcaGGGTGCACAGAGAGTTCCCTCCTAGCAGTAATGTCCTATGACCGCTATGTAGCGGTCTGCAAGCCCCTGCActactccaccctcatgacccagAGGGTTTGTGTTCAACTGACCATAGGATCTTGGGCCAGTGGAGCATTTGTGTCTTTAGTAGACACCAcatttactttctctctctcatacCATGGCCAGAACATAATTAATCATTATTTTTGTGAACCTCCTGCCCTCTTGAAGTTGGCTTCAGAAGAAAGCTACAAAGCTGAGATGGCCATCTTTGCTATGGGTGTGGTGATCCTCCTTGGTCCTCTCTCCCTCATCCTCTTCTCTTACTGGAATATTATCTCCACTGTGATTCAGATacaggcaggggagaggaggcTCAAGGTCTTTTCTACCTGTGGTTCTCATTTTATGGTTGTTGTCTTCTTCTATGGCTCAACCATATTTACCTACATGCGTCCAAATTCCAAGAAAATGAACGAGAGGGATAAGGTGATCTCTGTGTTCTACTCAGTCATAACATCTATGTTGAACCCATTCATTTATAGCCTAAGGAACAAGGATGTTAAGGAGGCATTTAGGAAAGTATTTGGAAGATAG
- the LOC102539478 gene encoding olfactory receptor 6B9, producing MRKENITHISEFLLVGFPASPWLQVLLFLLFLITYLFVLLENVVIILTVWVTGSLHKPMYYFLGTMSFLETSYISVTVPKMLAGFLLCSNTISFLGCMTQLYFFMSLACTECVLLAAMAYDRYVAICWPLRYPVMMTTGFCVQLTISSWVSGFTVSMAKVYFISQVAFCGSNILNHFFCDVSPILKLACTDFSMAELVDFVLAIVILVFPLTATVLSYAFIVSAILHIPSAAGQWKAFSTCASHLTVVLIFYTAVIFIYVRPRAIASFDSNKLISAIYAVFTPMLNPIIYCLRNKEVKDAIRKTMASGRALLLRDSLC from the coding sequence ATGCGGAAGGAAAACATCACTCATATCAGTGAATTCCTCCTGGTGGGCTTCCCTGCTTCCCCTTGGCTGCAAGTTCTGctgttcctcctcttcctcatcaccTACCTATTTGTGCTGTTGGAGAATGTAGTCATCATCCTCACTGTATGGGTCACTGGGTCCTTGCACAAGCCCATGTACTATTTTCTGGGCACCATGTCCTTTCTGGAGACCTCATATATATCTGTCACTGTGCCCAAGATGCTGGCTGGATTCTTACTTTGTTCCAATACTATCTCCTTCCTGGGATGCATGACCCAGCTCTATTTCTTCATGTCACTCGCCTGTACTGAGTGTGTGCTCTTGGCTGCCATGGCCTATGACCGTTACGTGGCTATATGCTGGCCTCTTCGCTATCCAGTCATGATGACCACAGGATTTTGTGTTCAGCTAACCATCAGTTCCTGGGTGAGTGGCTTCACCGTCTCCATGGCAAAGGTATACTTCATCTCCCAGGTTGCCTTCTGTGGCAGTAATATCTTGAACCATTTTTTCTGTGATGTTTCCCCCATCCTCAAACTGGCCTGCACAGACTTTTCCATGGCTGAGCTGGTAGACTTTGTGCTAGCCATTGTCATCCTTGTGTTTCCTCTCACAGCCACTGTCCTTTCCTATGCCTTCATTGTCTCTGCCATCCTGCACATTCCCTCCGCCGCTGGGCAGTGGaaggccttctccacctgtgcCTCTCACCTTACAGTGGTGCTCATCTTCTACACGGCTGTGATCTTCATATATGTCCGACCTCGGGCCATTGCTTCATTCGATTCTAACAAGTTGATCTCAGCCATCTATGCAGTTTTTACTCCCATGCTCAACCCCATCATCTACtgcctgaggaacaaggaggtcaAAGATGCCATTAGGAAAACCATGGCAAGTGGCCGAGCCCTTCTCTTGAGAGATTCtctttgctga
- the LOC102539162 gene encoding olfactory receptor 6B9-like, giving the protein MLGRNITVLSEFILVGFPTAPWLQVLLFFLFLVVYLLVVLENLVIMLTVWATGSLHKPMYYFLSSLSFLEVWYVSVTVPKMLDGFLLQRRRISFTGCMTQLYFFISLACTECVLLAAMAYDRYVAICHPLQYPVIMTTAYCVQLVAFSYVSGFMVSVIKVYFISHVAFCGSNVMNHFFCDISPILKLACKDMSTAELVDFALAIVILIFPLTTTILSYVYIVSTILRIPSTQGRKKAFSTCASHLTVVVIYYTAMIFMYVRPRAISSFNSNKLISAVYAVLTPMLNPFIYCLRNQEVKSAIRKTVGVGQCLLLS; this is encoded by the coding sequence ATGCTGGGGAGAAACATCACTGTGCTCAGTGAGTTCATCCTGGTGGGCTTCCCCACCGCCCCCTGGCTGCAGGTcctgctcttcttcctcttccttgtgGTCTACCTGCTGGTGGTCCTAGAGAATCTTGTCATCATGCTCACTGTCTGGGCCACTGGCTCCCTCCATAAGCCCATGTACTATTTCCTGAGTAGCTTGTCCTTCCTGGAGGTCTGGTATGTCTCCGTCACAGTCCCCAAGATGCTGGACGGCTTCCTCCTGCAGAGACGGCGCATCTCCTTCACAGGGTGCATGACCCAGCTCTACTTCTTTATCTCGCTCGCGTGCACGGAGTGTGTGCTCCTGGCagccatggcctatgaccgctatgtggccatctgccacCCTCTCCAATACCCGGTCATCATGACCACAGCTTACTGTGTGCAGCTGGTGGCTTTCTCCTATGTGAGTGGTTTCATGGTCTCTGTGatcaaggtctatttcatttCACACGTTGCCTTTTGTGGCTCCAATGTCATGAACCACTTTTTCTGTGACATCTCACCAATCCTCAAGCTGGCCTGCAAAGACATGTCCACGGCTGAGCTGGTGGACTTTGCCTTGGCTATTGTCATTCTTATCTTCCCTCTCACCACCACCATCCTCTCCTATGTCTACATTGTCTCCACCATCCTGCGCATACCCTCCACCCAGGGAAGGAAGaaggccttctccacctgtgcATCCCACCTCACTGTCGTCGTGATTTATTACACAGCCATGATTTTCATGTATGTTCGGCCCAGAGCTATCTCATCGTTTAACTCCAACAAACTCATCTCAGCCGTGTATGCAGTCCTCACACCCATGCTAAATCCGTTCATCTACTGTCTGAGGAACCAGGAAGTCAAGAGTGCTATCAGAAAGACTGTGGGGGTTGGCCAGTGCCTTCTGCTCAGCTGA
- the OR6A2 gene encoding olfactory receptor 6A2, with the protein MERKNQSGSVSEFVLLGFPAPVPLRALLFALSLLAYVLVLTENILIVTAIRNHPTLHKPMYFFLANMAFLEIWYVTVTIPKMLAGFVGPKQGHGQRISFEGCMTQLYFFLGLGCTECVLLAVMAYDRYVAICHPLHYPVIVSSRLCVQLAAGSWAGGFGISMVKVFLISRLSYCGPNIINHFFCDVSPLLNLSCTDMSIAELTDFVLAIFILLGPLSVTGASYVAITGAVMRIPSAAGRHKAFSTCASHLTVVVIFYAASIFIYARPKALSAFDTNKLVSVLYAVIVPLLNPIIYCLRNQEVKRALHRTLHLYQPQDAKPGKASRVG; encoded by the coding sequence ATGGAGAGGAAGAACCAGAGTGGGAGCGTGAGTGAGTTTGTGCTGCTGGGCTTCCCAGCTCCCGTGCCTCTGCGGGCACTACTGTTTGCCCTCTCTCTCCTGGCCTACGTGTTGGTGCTGACTGAGAACATACTCATCGTTACGGCAATCAGGaaccaccccaccctccacaaaCCCATGTACTTCTTTCTGGCTAACATGGCCTTCCTGGAGATTTGGTATGTTACGGTCACTATTCCCAAGATGCTAGCTGGCTTTGTTGGGCCCAAACAGGGCCACGGACAGCGGATCTCCTTTGAGGGCTGCATGACGCAGCTTTACTTTTTCCTAGGGCTGGGCTGCACAGAGTGTGTCCTGCTGGCAGTCATGGCTTAcgaccgctatgtggccatctgccacCCTCTCCACTACCCTGTCATTGTCAGTAGCCGGCTGTGTGTGCAGCTGGCAGCTGGCTCCTGGGCTGGTGGTTTTGGCATCTCCATGGTCaaggtttttctcatttctcgcCTCTCTTACTGTGGCCCCAACATCATCAATCACTTTTTCTGTGATGTCTCCCCTTTGCTCAACCTTTCATGCACTGACATGTCCATAGCAGAGCTTACAGACTTTGTCTTGGCCATTTTCATCCTGCTGGGGCCCCTCTCTGTCACTGGAGCCTCCTACGTGGCCATCACTGGTGCTGTGATGCGCATTCCCTCGGCTGCTGGGCGCCATAAAGCCTTTTCCACCTGTGCCTCTCACCTCACTGTCGTGGTCATCTTTTATGCAGCCAGTATCTTCATCTACGCCCGCCCAAAAGCACTCTCAGCTTTTGACACCAACAAGCTGGTGTCTGTACTCTATGCTGTCATTGTACCACTGCTCAATCCCATCATTTACTGCTTGCGCAACCAAGAGGTAAAGAGAGCCTTACATCGAACTCTGCACCTGTACCAGCCCCAGGATGCTAAGCCTGGGAAAGCTAGCAGAGTTGGGTAG